CTCACCGGGACCTCCTGGGCGCCGCCGTGCGCCATCCTCTGGACGCGCGCCGCGTACGAGCGCACCGGCGGGTGGGACGAGGAGCTCACCCTGAACGACGACGGCGACCTGATGATGCGCGCCCTCGCCGGGGGGGCGCGCCTGGTGCCGTCGGGCGGGGGGATGGCGCGGTACCGCACCCACCAGGCGGCGCGGGTGTCCGTGAGCCAGACCTTTCTGCAGGAGTCGAAGCTCCGCTCGCAGGTGAGGACGCTGGAAAAGGTGCGGGCGGCGCTCGCCGCGCAGAGACGCCTCGCGGAGTTCGGCGAGGCGCTGGGGGTGGGATACCAGCTCGCCGCGTACTCCGGCTTCAAGAGCGGGCACCTGGAGCTCGCCCGCGAGTGCCTGCGCACGGGCGAGGAGTTCGCCGGGCGCCGCGCGGTGGCGCCCACGCGCGTGGGTAGGCTCCTGGTGCGCGTGTTGGGGATGGAGCGCAAGGAGCGGCTGGCGCAGCTCCTTGCCCGCGCCGGAATGATGACCCCGCAGCGCCGCTCCCTGGCGCGGCTGCGCCGGATGCAGGCCGACCAGGCGGGCGGCCCATGAAGGTGTCCGTGTGCGTGGCCACCTACCTGCGGCCGCAGGGGCTCGAGCGGCTCCTGCACGGCCTGGCGGCGCTGCGCTTCGAGCACGCGCCGGAGCCGGAGCTGGAGATCGTGGTGGTGGACAACGACCCCGCCCGCTCCGCCGCGCCGGTGTGCGAAGCGCTGGCGCCGGCCATGCCGTGGCGCCTCCGCTACGTCCACGAGCCGCGGCGGGGGATCTCGCACGTGCGCAACCGGGCGGTGGAGTGCGCGCGGGAAGGGTCGGATATGTTCGCCTTCATCGACGACGACGAGCTCCCCGAGCCGGAGTGGCTGGACGAGCTGCTGCGCGTGCAGGCGGAGTACGACGCGGACGTGGTGGCCGGCCCGGTCGTCCGGCGGTTCGAGGACGAGCCGGCGCCGTGGGTGCACCGCGGGCGCTTCTTCGACCTCCCGCGCCACGCCACCGGCGCGCGCGTGGAGCACCCT
This genomic interval from Longimicrobium sp. contains the following:
- a CDS encoding glycosyltransferase; this translates as EPLVSVVTPCYNAAPFVAETIESVLAQTHPSVEQIVVDDASTDGSWEVIERYVALHPGRVRGVRLEANRGGSHARNRGAELARGEMVMFLDADDTIEPDTLAALARAAGGEPGSISFCPWVRWKLGGSGAWTAAPADVPLPSRDAGEALRGWLTGTSWAPPCAILWTRAAYERTGGWDEELTLNDDGDLMMRALAGGARLVPSGGGMARYRTHQAARVSVSQTFLQESKLRSQVRTLEKVRAALAAQRRLAEFGEALGVGYQLAAYSGFKSGHLELARECLRTGEEFAGRRAVAPTRVGRLLVRVLGMERKERLAQLLARAGMMTPQRRSLARLRRMQADQAGGP
- a CDS encoding glycosyltransferase family 2 protein, producing MKVSVCVATYLRPQGLERLLHGLAALRFEHAPEPELEIVVVDNDPARSAAPVCEALAPAMPWRLRYVHEPRRGISHVRNRAVECAREGSDMFAFIDDDELPEPEWLDELLRVQAEYDADVVAGPVVRRFEDEPAPWVHRGRFFDLPRHATGARVEHPGAGNVLIRTAALDGMAEPFDLRFGLTGGEDTHLFLRLSRTQCTMVWADEAVAYEFIPGSRATAGWLLRRVYRSANTWSMCEREVTPGARPLAMRAAKGLARLGLGVALLPVSWVMGRHMMVRSLWYVCFGAGNLTGLAGLRYDEYRVTHGR